The stretch of DNA AAGACACGTGAGGTGAGCGAGACGGAGACAAGGGAGCACTAAATGTCAATCATTTATATGATGGAGgatcatatgaagaagaaggaagaaaaaacagCCCTCCTTCATCAAGTGGAAACCATCGATGCAAAAATCGATCTAGTGAATGACATCTTGAGTCTGGAAATTGAGGATTTGGTGGGAGAGTTGCAGAGGCTTGAGGAGTTGCGTGAAGTTACGGCCGCCGATGCCGCAAAGTGTCGGGTTTCTCTTCCAATTGATTGGTCGAAAGTGGAAGCGTAATTCAACTATTAGCATCGCCCTGCGCCATCTCTAGCATCTCCTCTAGCCTCTTGTACTCTGCCTCCATGTCGAGAAGTTCTCCTCCCAAAATTTGATTAAGTTGGGCTATTTAAGCATTGATTAGTTCCACTTGATGGACGAGGGCAGTAGcgtcttccttcttctcctgaTGATCTTTCAGCATATGAAGAATTGCAGTGAAGCGCTCGGTTGTCTCCTTTTCAGTCATGACTCGCGTCTTCTGAAAAGCTTCCTTCAGGGCGTCCAGTGTTTCGTCTTCCCAGTCGAAATTGGATGAGCGAGAAGGTCGTTTACCGGAATNTGAGGAGTTGCGTGAAGTTACGGCCGCCGATGCCGCAAAGTGTCGGGTTTCTCTTCCAATTGATTGGTCGAAAGTGGAAGCGTAATTCAACTATTAGCATCGCCCTGCGCCATCTCTAGCATCTCCTCTAGCCTCTTGTACTCTGCCTCCATGTCGAGAAGTTCTCCTCCCAAAATTTGATTAAGTTGGGCTATTTAAGCATTGATTAGTTCCACTTGATGGACGAGGGCAGTAGcgtcttccttcttctcctgaTGATCTTTCAGCATATGAAGAATTGCAGTGAAGCGCTCGGTTGTCTCCTTTTCAGTCATGACTCGCGTCTTCTGAAAAGCTTCCTTCAGGGCGTCCAGTGTTTCGTCTTCCCAGTCGAAATTGGATGAGCGAGAAGGTCGTTTACCGGAATTCTCTCCGGCCATGGTTCTTTGCCCTGTTGCTTCGGCTCCATAGTCTGCCAAGTGTTTTGAACGTTTTCTGGAAGTCTCCCCGGCCATAGACGCAATGTTTGAAGAATAAGATGATGATAtcgatgaagagaagaagatgaagtagatTGAGAGGAGATTTATTGGATATCTATAGGTTCTATGATTGAAGAGAGGAAAACGATACATCGAATGTAGGTAGAGAAATCGAAAGGGTACAATAATCGAAAAGGCACAATTAATTTAGACTGATCGAGACGGTACAATGTATTTGGATGTACAATGAATTGTTACGAGACAACGAAAAGAGATAATTCGTAACAATGGATAATTCTAGAATAAATCGCTAACAAGTGTTGTCCATGTGTCCGGATTTTTGTGGATACAGTTATTCATTACGAAATTGATAATATTGCTGTCCATGTGGATAGAATCTATTTAAATCATTCAATAATAATAAGGATTGTGTCCACGGTCGTATTCTTTTGGGTTCTTAGTTTGGGGTATCCTTAAGGATGGACTAATGTAGGAACATAGTCCGCATATAGATTGTAATTCGGATTAGAACGTCTAGTAACAGTATAAGCAGGGCTTAGAATGTGTATTGTTGTGCTAATCTAAAGCTGTCCACAAGTAGGTATCCATATGGATGGTACGAGacaagtaatatttttaaaaaggcaAAAGAGATATGTAGTGGAACGTTTCATAACTAATAACGTTTACAATTACGCCTGAAGTAAGCGAAATTGTTAtcacaaaaatatttcaaaagtgACCCTAATATTACCGACGCCACTAATCCAGCATTTACCTGGAAGGGACCAAAAAATTGCTACTCAGCACACACCTAACTCATAGTGTTGGCCGCAGCCTTAAAGGCACAATAGTTGTcaataaaaagagagaacaagTAAGAAACTGGTTAAGAAGGCGAAAAAAAATTACTCCTTGCCctcaaaacataaatttcttCACCAAAAGATGCAACACCATCAAATAGGATTGGTACACGTGGAAATGTTGTGTCCTATCTGCTTGCATCTTGAACACCTATTAACTTTGACAGTGCCCATTGTAGGTTTCTGAAATAAATCAGACTACAAGTTAATACATGATCACTCGAATGAGAGACAGAAATTCTATTGTTGAATATATAGATTAATCTTACCGGATATTCACCAACAGATGGAATTCTAGACTTGGTAGGCCTACCAGATGGCCGGCGAGACTTTGGTGGGATTAGGTCCCTCCTAACAACTTCATCGGCCATACCAATATCATTGGGATGAACTTCAGGGTTGATGACTCAAGCGTAAGTAGCTGCCCATGTAGAAGTCTTATAGTACTCGTCTACAAGTGTTGTTGGAGGAATACCTTGGTGGTTGGCAGCCAGCATTGCGTGTCCACATGGGATCTTAAGTCGGTCGTAATGTTTGCAAGTGAATTTTTTCAAATCCAGAAGGACATGGTGCTTCCCGTTGAACAACCCCACAATTTCATAACTCCAACTTGTCACAGTTCCAACCTTGCTTCCGTTTACGATTGACATATTTTTTGTCAATTGTTTATCAACCTCCGGAGTTACCACCCCGTTGTGTGTAGCAGACTTTTTCCTCCTTGCACTGAACCAGCGTGTTAACATAGCCCTAATAAACTTAAGCAACTCCACTATTGGTGACGCCCTACCCTTCCATAATGCTTTGTTCAACGATTCAGCTATGTTGCTAGTCATCAGATTGTAACGGTCTCCCTGAAAATATGCGCGTGACCAATGAGCAGTGCCAATTTTATCAAGCCATTTAGCACATTCGATGTTTTTTCCTCTAATTTGTCCATAAATCGTCCGGAAAGAGCCAATTGTGTAGGCATATGCAGCATTAGTGACCAGTTTGGCAAGACCTTTGTTGTGAAATTTGGCATTCACATTCCTCGCCAAGTGGACAATACAAGCGCCATGATGAGCACGTGGAAAAACCCTCTTCTTAGCAACGTAAATGGACTGACATCTGTCAGAAATGATGGTGAGGGTATTGCTATCTGCGATTATGCGTTCAAGTTTCTCAAAGAACCAAGTCCACGAATCATCATTCTCGCTATCTACAACAGCAAACGCAAGAGGGAATACTTGAAAGTTACCGTCTTGGCCACTTGCTGTCAACAACACTCCTTTGTACTTACCAGTTAGATGCGTCCCGTCCACAACAAGAACACGTCTCAGCTTACTGAAGCCTTGAATGGATGCACCAAACGCCAAAAACGTGTATAAGAACCTTTCAGTACCATCTTCCTCGATTTCTGTTTTGATATCTGTTACAGTACCGGGGTTTGCGAGCTTCAAAAGATGCAAATATTCAGCCAGTTGATCATACGAATCTTCATCAGAGCCAAACAAATCGTCTGTAGCTTTTGCCATAGCCTTACGACACTTACTGTATGATGCTGAAACCTTAAGGTCCTCAAGGACCAATTGCTACAGGTCCATTGGTACTGGTGATTTAGATGGATCGCTAAATTGTGCTTTGAAGACAGCAGCAATAACTCGAGACGTCGCCTTCTTCATGTAATTGCACCTTGTTTCAACTGGGCATGTGTGTTCCAAACATGCTTTACGTATCTCATAGTATCCATTGCTCAGTTCTTTAGCCATAATCCTCCAGTCGCATTTCACACAAGTACACTTAACAACAAAGTAGTCTCGCTTCGTCCGGGTTTGTTTAAAATCGAACTGTTTCTTAATTGCATATATGGCTAAACCTATCTGGCAATCTTCTTTGTTGGCGAATGTTTTGCCCTGGTATATGCCTTTTNGGTTTGCGAGCTTCAAAAGATGCAAATATTCAGCCAGTTGATCATACGAATCTTCATCAGAGCCAAACAAATCGTCTGTAGCTTTTGCCATAGCCTTACGACACTTACTGTATGATGCTGAAACCTTAAGGTCCTCAAGGA from Camelina sativa cultivar DH55 chromosome 9, Cs, whole genome shotgun sequence encodes:
- the LOC104715177 gene encoding protein FAR1-RELATED SEQUENCE 6-like — its product is MAKATDDLFGSDEDSYDQLAEYLHLLKLANPGTVTDIKTEIEEDGTERFLYTFLAFGASIQGFSKLRRVLVVDGTHLTGKYKGVLLTASGQDGNFQVFPLAFAVVDSENDDSWTWFFEKLERIIADSNTLTIISDRCQSIYVAKKRVFPRAHHGACIVHLARNVNAKFHNKGLAKLVTNAAYAYTIGSFRTIYGQIRGKNIECAKWLDKIGTAHWSRAYFQGDRYNLMTSNIAESLNKALWKGRASPIVELLKFIRAMLTRWFSARRKKSATHNGVVTPEVDKQLTKNMSIVNGSKVGTVTSWSYEIVGLFNGKHHVLLDLKKFTCKHYDRLKIPCGHAMLAANHQGIPPTTLVDEYYKTSTWAATYA